The following are encoded together in the Acidobacteriota bacterium genome:
- a CDS encoding type II toxin-antitoxin system VapC family toxin produces the protein MTVVIDASALVAALLDSGSEGDWAAGVTASGPLLSPELVLVETANTLRRLEASGTITRLEATSAFRDLLRLDLELLPFAPFAERVWQLRGNLTSYDAWYVAIAEAFECPLATLDRRLSQAAGPTCAFLAPQPT, from the coding sequence TCGCCGCCCTCCTGGACTCCGGAAGCGAAGGCGACTGGGCCGCCGGGGTCACGGCAAGCGGACCACTACTTTCGCCTGAACTAGTTCTCGTCGAGACAGCGAACACTCTTCGGCGTCTGGAAGCATCGGGCACGATCACACGGCTCGAGGCCACGAGCGCATTCCGTGACCTTCTGCGCCTGGACCTGGAACTGTTGCCGTTCGCTCCGTTCGCCGAACGGGTCTGGCAGCTACGCGGGAACCTGACGAGCTACGACGCCTGGTACGTCGCCATCGCAGAAGCCTTCGAGTGCCCACTCGCGACTCTTGACCGGAGACTCAGCCAGGCCGCTGGGCCAACCTGCGCGTTCCTTGCGCCACAGCCCACCTAA